The following nucleotide sequence is from bacterium.
CTGGGTTAAGCCCATCGCCCTCCCCTGGCCTGGTTGTGGTGTCTATCCTGCCGATGGCAGGATATCTCGAGTTCGCTTAGCTGGTGGGCAAGCTGGTGGTGGCACTCGAGACGGTGGTGCTGACCCGCTGCCCCAGCGTTGTCCACGCAGTGATGGCGGCAATGGCTACCAGTGCGAGCAACAGGGCGTACTCGACGGTGGTCAGACCTTCCTGGTCCTTCCAGAGCTGCTTGAACATCTGCCTCTCCTCCTCACCGGCGTCGCAGCGCCGGTATGTGGTTTGGTGCGCCCCTGCTACCTCGACTGGCTGTCCGTGGCGTTGGCAGTGCGATTCAGGGCATCGTCCGGACTGTGGTCAGTCTTCGCCGCCTATTCCCCTCGAGGCCGGGGTGCGCGCGCCCCGAGCGGGATGGTCGTCCTGCCCGGCGTTAGCTGGTGGGCAGGTGGGTAGTGGCGCTGGAGACCGTCGTGCTCACCCGGCTCCCCAGAGTGGTCCATGCGGTGATGGCCGCGATGGCCACCAGGGCGAGCAGCAGGGCATACTCCACGGTCGTCAACCCCTCTTCGTCCTTCCAGAGCTTCCACAACATCGCGCTTCCTCCTACTGGGGCTGTGCCGCCAGTGTACTTGGGATGTACCCCTGCTGCCCGGCAACTGTTGGTTCGTCGCACGGCTGCATCTTTGGCTACGTCGCCGCAGGATGTCCAGGCCGGCCTACGGCTGCGTGTGGCGAGAGCCCCCGGGAACATGAGTCTCTCGCCACCGCCGGCAGGTCCGAACTAGCTGGTGGGCAGGTGCGACGTCGCGGACGAGACGGTGGTGCTGGTCCGCTGCCCGAGCGTCGTCCAGGCGGCGATGGCGGCGATGGCCACCAGCGCGAGCAACAGAGCGTACTCTACGGTCGTCAGACCCTCTTCATCTTTCCAGAGCTGCTTGAACATGGACTGCCTCCCTTTGGCGAGCGCTGAGGCTCGTGTCGCGATGTGTACTGCAGATGTGCCCCACGCCCCTAGCTGGTGGGCAGGTGAGACGTCGCAGACGAGACGGTGGTGCTGGTGCGCTGCCCGAGCGTCGTCCAGGCGGCGATGGCGGCGATGGCCACCAGGGCCAGCAACAGCGCGTACTCTACGGTGGTGAGACCCTCTTCGTCCTTCCAGAGCTGCTTGAACATTGACTGCCTCCCGTTGATGAGCGCCTAGGCTCGCGTCGCGGTGTGAACTGTAGGTGTACCCTGCGCCCCTAGCTGGTGGGCAGGTGCGACGTCGCGGACGAGACGGTGGTGCTGGTGCGCTGTCCGAGCGTGGTCCACGCGGCGATGGCGGCGATGGCCACTAGGGCGAGCAACAGCGCGTACTCTACGGTGGTGAGACCCTCTTCGTCCTTCCACAACTGCTTGAACATGACACTCTCTCCCCTGAGATGAGAATGGTGTGGTCGCTGCGGGGGACGCCTACGCGTCCAATCCCGGCTTGCGCCTCTGTCGACTGTTCGGAGTATAGCCAGCACGATTCAAGCAACACCATGGTGTCCCGCAAAGAAATCTCAAGGAGGCGCGTACCTTCCTCACACATATGGCGGCGTCTTGACCGCCCCTCAGCGGGCCTCCAGAGCCCACGTGCACGCCTCTGCGGTCCCTGTCTGGGAACCGCTGGCAGGGCCCGGGTTGTTCAACATGTCGGCACCGGACCGACCGTTTCAGGAGCGGACTCTTGCTGCTTGCGTATGCCTGGAGAGGTTTCACTCGTCGCCGTACGCGCACGACGCTGGCGGTGTTCGGCATCACCCTGGCGATCGGGCTGCTGGTGGCCGTGCTGGCCATCTCGAGTTCAGTCGGCCAGGCGATTGACGACTCGCTGGGGGCGGCCGGCGCCGACATGGTGGTGCAGCGACGAGTCAAGCCCTGCCCCTTCGCGCCGGTCAAGCTCCCCAAGGACCTCGCCGAGATCCCCGCCGACGTCGTCGCCAAGACTCGGGCCATGCCACAGGTCGAAGCGGCCTCGGGAGTGCTGCTCCTGTGGGCGTTCTGGCAGGGGCACCCCACCGTGGTGGCCGGCATAGACCCCACCATGAAGACCATCGGGCCGGTGCGCATCAGCGAGAAGAAGCCAGGCCAGGAAAGCAAGGACAACGAGAAGAGCTGCTGTGCCATCACCAAGGGGCGGTATCTGGTCCGCTACGACGACCGCCACGTCATGCTGACGGCCCAGTACGCCAAGGCCATCGGCAAGACCGTGGGTGACACCATCCATCTGGGCCCCCGGGATGTCTTCAAGATCGTCGGCATTGTGGACCTATCCGGCTCGGCGCGCATCGCCGAGGCGGAGGCCTTCATCCCCCTGAAGACGGCCCAGGCCATGTACGGTAAGGGGCCGGTGGTGGACACGATCTTCGTCGCCCTCCGCGATCAACGCAGCATTGACCTGGTCAGTCAGGTCATCCAGCAGTGGATCGGGGAGGACACGAGCATCACGACCAGCGAGAACGTGGACGCGGCCACGGCCGCCGTCGCAACGTTGACACGCCGCTCCATGCTCATGGTCTCCGCCTTGGTGCTGTTCTTCGCGCTGTTGCTGATCGTCCGGAATGCGCTGTCTTCGGTGGCCGAGCGGCTGTCGGAGGTCGGGCTGATGCGGGCCATCGGCTGGCGCCGTCTGGACGTCGCTCGTCTCTTTGTGGCCGAGGAGTTGTTCGGCGGGGCGATCGGCGGCGTCGCCGGTTGCCTGGTGGGCTGGGGGCTGTCCTACTTGTACGGCTACCTGGCCCAGCCGAAGCTGCCGTCGGCGCTCAGCTCCTTTCCGCCCTGCTCCACCACGGAGCCACCGCTGGCTCTGCCCGTGGACACCGTACCCTCGCCGCTGATCTTCCTGATCGGCTTCGCCGCCGCCATCGTCATCGGCTCCATTGCGGGGCTGGCGGCTTCACACCGCTCCGGGCGGCTTGACCCGGCCGAGGCGTTGCGCAGGCTCTAGACACCCATGACCAACGATTACGTCCAGGCCAACCTGCTCAGCAAGCTCTACGTCGCCGGCACGCGCGAAGTGATGGCGCTGAGTGAGGTCTCCTTCCAGGCGCCCGCCGGCGCTGTGATTGGCTTGTCGGGGCCCTCGGGCTCGGGGAAGTCCACCTTGCTGAACATCCTGGGCGGGCTCGACCGCCCGACCTCCGGCAGTGTCATCGTCAATGACCTACCCCTGGACTGCCTGACCGATGACGGGCTGACGCTCTACCGCCGCAACACCGTCGGGTTCGTGTTCCAAGCCGCGCACCTCATCGCGGCTCTCACCGTCTATGAGAATGTGATGCTGCCACTCATCCCGGTGGCCCTGGCCGAAGCGGAGAAGGAGCGGCGCGTACTGGCGGCACTGGAACAGGCCAACATCGCCCACCGCGCCGATCATCTCCCGGGCGAGTTGTCCGGCGGCGAGCAACAGCGTGCCGCCGTGGCTCGTGCCATAGTCAACGAACCATCCCTGATCTTGGCGGACGAACCGACCGGCGAACTCGACGCCGACAACGCCGCCCGCATCATGGAGATCCTGACCGGTTTCACCGACCAGGGGCGCACGGTCATCATCGCCAGTCACGACGCCGACGTCATCGGCGTGACCGACCGAGTGCTGCGGCTGGAGAACGGCACGCTGGTGGATGAGGCCTGACGCGGACCGCAGGTCACACCCCTACTCGGCTTGCGCGGCAGCTACATATGCTGTACAATCGGTACAGCACGGAATGCTGCAAGGATGATATGCATGGCCACGACGACGGGACGCATGACCATTGGCTTCCGCGAGGAGACGCGACGGCTACTCGAGGGACTGGTGCCGGCCGGAGAGCGCACAGAGTTCGTGGACCAGGCGGTGCGACAAGCGCTGCGCCAGCTCCAGCAGGACCGACTGGAAAGGGACATGGCCGCATGCGCCCGAGAGATGTACGACGAGATCATGCAGATTGAGGCGGACTTCCGTCCCCTCGAAGAGGAGCTGCACCGGGGGGTATGACCGAGACCATGGGCTTCTGTCGCGGCGACATCGTCGTGGTACGTCTCGAACCGGTTGAGGAGTCGGAACAGGGGGGAACTCGTCCCGCTCTCGTCATCAGCAACGATCGCCTCAACCGCACCTTGCCCGTGCTGACCGTCGCCGCGATCACGAGCCGGAAG
It contains:
- a CDS encoding Flp family type IVb pilin, with protein sequence MFKQLWKDQEGLTTVEYALLLALVAIAAITAWTTLGQRVSTTVSSATTSLPTS
- a CDS encoding Flp family type IVb pilin is translated as MFKQLWKDEEGLTTVEYALLLALVAIAAIAAWTTLGQRTSTTVSSATSHLPTS
- a CDS encoding ABC transporter permease, producing the protein MLLAYAWRGFTRRRTRTTLAVFGITLAIGLLVAVLAISSSVGQAIDDSLGAAGADMVVQRRVKPCPFAPVKLPKDLAEIPADVVAKTRAMPQVEAASGVLLLWAFWQGHPTVVAGIDPTMKTIGPVRISEKKPGQESKDNEKSCCAITKGRYLVRYDDRHVMLTAQYAKAIGKTVGDTIHLGPRDVFKIVGIVDLSGSARIAEAEAFIPLKTAQAMYGKGPVVDTIFVALRDQRSIDLVSQVIQQWIGEDTSITTSENVDAATAAVATLTRRSMLMVSALVLFFALLLIVRNALSSVAERLSEVGLMRAIGWRRLDVARLFVAEELFGGAIGGVAGCLVGWGLSYLYGYLAQPKLPSALSSFPPCSTTEPPLALPVDTVPSPLIFLIGFAAAIVIGSIAGLAASHRSGRLDPAEALRRL
- a CDS encoding ABC transporter ATP-binding protein, which translates into the protein MTNDYVQANLLSKLYVAGTREVMALSEVSFQAPAGAVIGLSGPSGSGKSTLLNILGGLDRPTSGSVIVNDLPLDCLTDDGLTLYRRNTVGFVFQAAHLIAALTVYENVMLPLIPVALAEAEKERRVLAALEQANIAHRADHLPGELSGGEQQRAAVARAIVNEPSLILADEPTGELDADNAARIMEILTGFTDQGRTVIIASHDADVIGVTDRVLRLENGTLVDEA
- a CDS encoding Flp family type IVb pilin, translating into MFKQLWKDEEGLTTVEYALLLALVAIAAIAAWTTLGQRTSTTVSSATSHLPTS
- a CDS encoding Flp family type IVb pilin; its protein translation is MLWKLWKDEEGLTTVEYALLLALVAIAAITAWTTLGSRVSTTVSSATTHLPTS
- a CDS encoding Flp family type IVb pilin, with protein sequence MFKQLWKDEEGLTTVEYALLLALVAIAAIAAWTTLGQRTSTTVSSATSHLPTS